The following are encoded in a window of Lentimicrobiaceae bacterium genomic DNA:
- a CDS encoding Hint domain-containing protein — MEKNTVELSKVVKSFERKTQEIYELTTDNQRIFVTAEHPFYVEGKGWVKVKDLQPGMVLKTKDGSIEHVTSSVLEKHPETVYNIEVEGNHNYFVTNSNILVHNK; from the coding sequence ATGGAAAAGAATACAGTTGAACTGAGCAAGGTTGTAAAGTCGTTTGAGAGAAAAACGCAGGAGATTTATGAGCTTACAACGGATAACCAAAGGATATTTGTAACAGCAGAACACCCTTTCTATGTAGAGGGCAAAGGCTGGGTAAAAGTAAAGGATTTGCAACCTGGCATGGTCTTAAAAACAAAAGATGGTTCAATAGAACATGTTACAAGTTCTGTTCTCGAAAAGCATCCTGAAACGGTTTATAACATTGAAGTAGAAGGCAATCACAATTATTTTGTGACTAATAGCAATATATTGGTGCATAACAAGTAA